In Pleurocapsa minor HA4230-MV1, a genomic segment contains:
- a CDS encoding PKD domain-containing protein, which produces MTPGRYHYQLWTSTNGQVNQQNPSSFDWYPQLVETENVTAFPSVTVITPDAAKNDLYSFNKAHDLGLNIASKVDESLTGTGNVLRYESTTGNWVKISANSNGDRFDLTKPLVLIADWFEDSTKLNYNSGTAEATADKIFASLIKLDLNEKLEGKGEIGEGTKIYDQKGDLIYTPGSLFNSPFHFIGFGSGGVVNSEIIQRIGTAFPKKDEQGNDTQFADTFPDLQMTTIDADKVNKDRPLASDAIPEPSIEVWDNVTFADNYYQSATEPFSYQLAGADVNIDLGGFDHEEVFKNRVGFTGDAGENRNINKDSNERSIAWYEGTTNINLDRVGLGAGFSNKYPIHRRRGDFAQPEFQNTDFPWYVVDHATGGVIDDDRYKYSQWEGNGTGWYYSLLGNGYYKRPQGDLTKRTPISFDNTAKPRQRGDFAVPTVYDGNFDAIDSKLDVQPIPGWNNENSNGKLQKYLKFGVAGNQSYALELGNGLKSITHNPFVVPDWGTLRFDLRVPELTGGTVDVSMQSDVPGFENHDLGSISLTPAVTSVTGPHTPQDIFEDRLKVDYGQTGFETFNLPVPNALRGKVATLTFEVNGNTVYLDNVFFQSQHLAMDNPSNARYTPENPEAFANNYLIERPQYAISYNKSLKGANWASYQMNSSWLGGNTTSPFFQQEFLLPSSFPKTQHSDYAGSTYFNRGHLTEAQSRTRSYKEHYSTYLTSNILPQLKTMNEGVWSDFEDYLKNFTTQGKEVYVITGGRGSINNDPIWDDLLANDPIRNSDINIPSHFWKVAIVLDKQGLTSDTLSDVQGGGIHQLFAIDIPNDPTDPNFETENWTHWKKSVDWIESQTDYDFLSNLPDEVENRIEANEDFRYYDPSLSASLLSNSIYLASDLSSPDIQTFLKNSISHDGVIESNVANIGQVVDEFSSSEVSFGEVSPFDSSSKKINPHQLSTSQIDLEEVSPFEITSFQDSPLHDSTLKIGSSEIGISESSTSQNGTNTDSFGQIGLAKIGSVALNANQNSFNQIDIPQNGVHQVGFSQVSPTQVSPTEIGSTQTGISQVSPTQISADQLSIPQFDSSQSSLNQISSTEIGASKISFASSISNEQLLSSHNSTPQIINELNNSATKIWSDLLKSETPLNIEFQITDLPSGQLAEASITGFDSSGVPKAGTILIDSDANGVGWFIDSTPLDNSEFSLVGDKADKEETYLLAAAESEASGKYDLLTTVLHELSHLYGFIDGYAGYSDNIETKNDTTKFIGDGFTATLDGEHLDKIAHPYDLLNTHLAPGMRKLPSQLDVQILQSLIATEFERNGNKPEGEELLAKLTSDPLLGITNGDFSITDTTTDSFAWDTRGASKVETGQAVLTEDSPFLSNFSQTFTVPESAKTIQFKLIETELGASELAPPDAFEVALLDANTQESLVSDNDLTETDSLLNIQNDGTAYFSDQVRIGGATSGELINLDKSRTVTIDISNLTPGTEATLYFELLGFGDVDSRVVIDDVRLSDQNLLPPTAVNDTASTAQGQPAIIDILANDTDDDGTITPESVQIQTEPTKGTVTVNNDGTVTYTPSDRFIGEDSFTYTVQDSDGQSSEPAEVEVTVENALPEISEIQISDNITEGDEVTLNATASDPGNDELTYTWEFDDGTTADGRTTKRPYADNGTYTGTLTVTDPHGGSDTQDFEIVVDNAVPVVDAGADQTVDEGSKVNFAGSFTDTGSLDTHSVAWDFADGSTADTNEANHTYADNGTYNATFTVTDSDGAVSSDELTVTVNNVAPTITNLTGDSSVKEGETVNFSATATDPGSDTITYIWDFGDGSETVEGAEASHIFTDNGTYNVTLTASDEDGGETAQTLEVTVENVAPTFTQINGKTTVNEGEAVDYNATATDPGDDELTYTWNFADGTSEVQGANASHTFSQNGVYDAVVTASDDDGAATTSNLSITVNNVAPTITTDTAKTGDEGSSVDFEATFDDTGNDDLTVTWDFGDGSDSITTEYPAESTPNSETQSHVYAADGTYTATVTVTDSDGAVTESTIDVTINNTPPVIETITGDTEINEGDTASFSAIATDAGNDPLTYSWNFGDGSEAITTPDTLTPIPHIYNDNGDYIVTLTVTDSSGATSSSSLDITVNNTNPVISDITDALTINEGDAARLSVTAVDAGADDLTYVWDFGDGSEIVMGENAEHIFADNGLYQASVTVTDDDGASVTQSLSITVKNVAPIADPWLDETATEGDTVEFNLNFSDAGRLDTHTLTWDFGDGSKPLTTNGDETSVSHAYVDNGIYTASVIITDSDGASTTNTMTVTVNNAAPAIASLTGDTNINEGDTAKFAITATDPGSDELTYSWDLGDGQTATGTDISHTYTQNGTYTVTATVTDSDGAATSSTLEVKVNNVAPTIIDLTGDSSIDEGDTATFSATATDPGNDTLTYTWNLEDGTQISGTDVTISQRFVEDSEYDVNLTVTDEEGASATQTLTITVNNVAPIVEAGEDRTSNEGSSVTFNASFSDPGITDTHTIAWDFGDGETTTDTLTPTHIYTNNGEYDVSLTVTDDEGASTTSTLKVTVNNVAPAIASLTGNTQINEGERAKFSVVATDPGSDELTYTWDFGDGETAAGTDSQITHTFAKNGEYTVTATVTDGDGASTNSTFEVTVNNLAPTITQLTGDTEINEGDRASFSATASDAGNDELTYTWNFGDDSETVIGQDVGHIFTDNGEYTVTTTVTDSDGASTTQSLDVKVNNVAPTIIKIEGERTIDEGDTTSLTASTTDPGDDSLIYTWNLADGTQVKGENVTVTQTFFEDGKYDLNLTVTDDDGATATQTVTITVNNVAPIVDVVEDKTGDEGSPVAFNASFSDPGLLDTHTIAWDFGDGSTIRDTLTPTHVYADNGEYDVSLTVTDDEGANTTSTFKVTVNNVTPTITFITGDTEINEGDRANFSAAATDPGADELTYTWNFGDGSETIKGQNTDHQYVQDGTYNTTLTVSDSDGASTSQTRQITVNNLPPTVEAGNNQTVYVGESVSFNGSFSDRGSLDTHTTNWDFGDNTNTNGINNPTHTYTESGIYTVTYSVRDDSNASSNDTLQLTVKKLPTLAVNDISIVEGDNGTANAVFTVSLNEASTRPVAVNYSTANGTAVAGVDYTATTGSITFAPGQTSQSVTIAINGDRLDEIDENLSLNLTSPVNATIADDRGIATIIDNDPVPSLTINDPTITEGDSGTSNLTFTVNLSEASGKIVAVNYSTANGTATAGADYTATTGSITFVPGQTSQSITVPINGDRLDEIDENFSLNLISPVNATIADGTGVGTIIDNDPAPSLSLNDPTITEGDSGNQNLVFDVNLSAASGKTVKVNYSTANGTATAGVDYTAMSGTLTFAPGQTSQTVVIPVTGDRITENNETILLNLTNPVNATIADTQGIGTITDNDLNSYSIKAEGQVFINGSSDFDGVAINPNDDVKIYAGKGFTFNGNQALAVKLDEAGNPILSNGKPVLVDRAVAVAPGYLSSTANAARNQYANLIPPQVIEAQTVTVPAYGNLATQELSRRIPTGTTTVTFNAAQNPLNTLSDWTSRFPAPGTPTRPTVVKVTDGGLNIPSNVNLSNYVITVESGDLNFNGSGHNLNNVMLLTNNGNVNLASVSSKDLSLFASGSINTGSGARFAGNTLLTTGTNNGNITFNGATNTVDESSHLRVISAGDLNYNGASNTRGELISAKNFFFNGSSNLYGSISAKGNITFNGSATVIGIANSSPS; this is translated from the coding sequence TTGACTCCTGGTAGATATCATTATCAACTATGGACGAGTACCAATGGGCAGGTCAACCAACAGAACCCATCTTCCTTTGACTGGTATCCGCAATTAGTTGAGACTGAGAATGTTACTGCTTTCCCCAGCGTTACCGTAATTACTCCTGATGCTGCTAAAAACGATCTTTATTCTTTCAATAAAGCTCATGATTTGGGATTAAACATAGCCTCTAAGGTTGATGAATCCCTCACAGGAACAGGCAATGTGCTGCGTTATGAATCAACTACTGGTAATTGGGTCAAGATATCTGCTAATTCTAATGGCGATCGATTCGATCTAACTAAACCATTGGTTCTGATCGCAGATTGGTTTGAAGATTCTACCAAACTTAATTACAACTCGGGTACAGCAGAAGCCACCGCTGATAAAATATTTGCTTCTTTAATTAAACTGGATCTCAATGAAAAACTAGAGGGCAAAGGCGAAATCGGTGAGGGAACTAAAATCTATGACCAAAAAGGCGACTTAATTTATACTCCAGGCAGCTTATTTAATTCTCCCTTCCACTTTATTGGTTTTGGTTCTGGTGGGGTGGTTAACAGCGAGATTATCCAGCGTATTGGTACTGCCTTCCCGAAAAAAGATGAACAGGGTAATGATACTCAATTCGCTGATACCTTCCCCGATTTGCAGATGACCACTATCGATGCCGATAAGGTAAATAAAGATCGTCCTCTAGCTAGTGATGCAATCCCTGAGCCTAGTATTGAGGTTTGGGATAATGTTACTTTTGCCGATAACTACTATCAAAGTGCGACTGAGCCATTTAGTTATCAACTGGCTGGTGCAGATGTAAATATCGATTTAGGAGGTTTTGATCACGAAGAGGTCTTTAAAAATCGGGTTGGTTTTACTGGTGATGCGGGAGAAAACAGAAATATTAACAAAGACTCCAATGAAAGGTCAATTGCCTGGTACGAAGGAACTACCAATATCAACTTGGATCGAGTTGGTCTGGGGGCAGGTTTCTCCAACAAATATCCGATTCATCGACGCAGAGGTGATTTTGCCCAGCCAGAGTTTCAAAACACTGATTTTCCTTGGTATGTTGTCGATCATGCTACTGGTGGTGTGATCGATGATGATCGGTATAAATATTCTCAGTGGGAGGGTAATGGTACTGGTTGGTATTATTCGCTGTTAGGCAATGGTTATTATAAACGCCCTCAAGGAGATTTAACTAAGCGCACTCCTATCAGTTTTGATAATACGGCAAAACCCAGACAACGGGGTGATTTTGCTGTTCCGACTGTTTATGATGGTAATTTCGATGCAATTGACAGTAAGTTAGATGTTCAACCCATTCCTGGTTGGAATAATGAAAATTCTAATGGGAAATTACAAAAGTATCTTAAATTTGGAGTTGCTGGTAATCAGAGTTATGCGCTGGAGTTGGGTAATGGCTTGAAGAGTATTACTCATAATCCTTTTGTCGTTCCTGATTGGGGTACTTTAAGGTTCGATCTTCGTGTTCCCGAACTTACTGGTGGTACGGTTGATGTTTCGATGCAGTCTGATGTTCCTGGGTTTGAAAATCATGACTTGGGTTCGATTAGTTTGACTCCTGCGGTTACTTCCGTAACGGGTCCACATACACCACAAGATATTTTTGAAGATCGACTTAAAGTTGATTACGGACAAACAGGTTTTGAAACCTTCAATTTACCTGTACCTAATGCACTCAGAGGGAAAGTCGCAACCCTTACTTTTGAAGTTAATGGCAACACTGTTTATTTGGATAATGTTTTCTTTCAGAGTCAGCATTTAGCGATGGATAATCCTAGTAATGCAAGGTATACGCCTGAAAATCCTGAAGCTTTTGCGAATAATTATTTAATAGAACGACCACAATATGCAATTTCTTATAATAAGAGCTTAAAAGGTGCTAATTGGGCTAGTTATCAGATGAATAGCTCTTGGCTTGGTGGAAATACAACAAGCCCCTTTTTCCAACAAGAGTTTTTGTTGCCATCATCATTTCCAAAAACTCAGCATAGTGATTATGCTGGCTCTACATATTTTAATAGAGGTCATTTAACTGAGGCTCAATCCAGAACTAGAAGTTATAAAGAACATTACTCAACTTACTTGACTTCAAACATACTTCCTCAATTAAAAACTATGAATGAGGGTGTTTGGTCAGATTTTGAAGACTATTTGAAGAATTTTACTACTCAAGGAAAAGAAGTATACGTTATTACAGGAGGTAGAGGCAGCATTAATAACGATCCAATTTGGGATGATTTACTTGCTAACGATCCTATTAGAAACTCAGATATTAACATTCCGTCTCATTTCTGGAAGGTTGCAATTGTTTTGGATAAGCAGGGTTTAACCTCGGATACGCTAAGTGATGTACAGGGTGGCGGTATTCATCAGTTATTCGCTATTGATATTCCTAACGATCCTACAGATCCAAATTTTGAAACAGAAAATTGGACACACTGGAAAAAATCAGTCGATTGGATTGAATCACAAACAGATTATGATTTTCTATCTAACTTACCTGATGAAGTAGAAAATCGTATTGAAGCAAATGAAGATTTTCGATATTACGATCCTTCTTTATCTGCATCTTTGTTGAGCAATTCAATTTATTTAGCTTCAGATTTAAGCTCCCCAGATATTCAAACCTTCTTGAAGAATTCCATCAGTCATGATGGTGTTATTGAAAGTAACGTAGCAAACATCGGACAAGTAGTCGATGAATTTAGCTCCAGTGAGGTTAGCTTCGGTGAAGTTAGCCCGTTCGACTCTAGCAGCAAAAAGATTAACCCCCATCAACTTAGCACGAGTCAAATTGACCTCGAAGAGGTTAGCCCCTTCGAGATTACATCCTTCCAAGATAGCCCACTCCATGACAGCACACTTAAGATTGGCTCTAGTGAGATTGGCATCTCTGAATCTAGCACCTCTCAAAATGGCACCAATACAGATAGCTTCGGTCAAATTGGCTTGGCTAAAATCGGTAGCGTAGCTCTCAATGCCAATCAAAATAGTTTTAATCAGATCGACATTCCTCAAAATGGCGTTCATCAAGTCGGCTTCAGTCAAGTCAGCCCCACTCAAGTCAGCCCCACTGAGATCGGCTCCACTCAAACTGGCATCTCGCAAGTTAGCCCCACTCAAATCAGTGCAGATCAACTTAGCATCCCTCAGTTTGATTCCAGTCAGTCGAGCCTCAATCAAATCAGCTCCACTGAGATCGGCGCCAGTAAAATCTCGTTCGCCAGCAGCATATCTAACGAGCAACTCCTCAGCAGTCATAATTCGACACCTCAAATAATTAATGAACTCAATAATAGCGCAACCAAAATCTGGTCAGATTTACTCAAATCAGAAACACCACTAAACATTGAGTTCCAAATCACCGACCTGCCATCAGGACAACTAGCTGAAGCAAGCATCACAGGCTTCGACTCATCTGGAGTACCCAAAGCAGGAACAATCCTGATCGACTCCGATGCCAACGGTGTCGGCTGGTTCATTGACTCGACTCCTCTGGATAACAGCGAATTTTCGTTAGTGGGAGACAAGGCAGACAAGGAAGAAACTTATCTACTTGCTGCTGCCGAATCAGAAGCTTCGGGCAAATACGATCTACTTACAACAGTTCTCCATGAACTCTCGCACCTCTATGGATTTATCGACGGTTACGCAGGATATAGCGACAACATAGAAACCAAAAACGATACTACCAAATTCATCGGTGATGGCTTCACCGCCACCTTAGATGGCGAACACCTAGACAAAATAGCCCATCCCTATGACTTGCTCAACACCCACCTCGCACCAGGAATGCGGAAACTGCCCTCTCAGTTGGATGTACAAATACTACAATCACTAATTGCTACTGAATTTGAGAGAAATGGCAACAAGCCAGAGGGTGAAGAATTACTTGCCAAACTAACCTCAGATCCTTTACTCGGTATTACCAACGGCGACTTCAGCATCACCGACACCACTACCGATAGCTTTGCCTGGGATACTCGCGGTGCAAGTAAAGTAGAAACAGGTCAGGCGGTACTGACAGAAGACTCGCCATTTTTAAGCAACTTCAGCCAAACCTTTACCGTCCCTGAATCTGCCAAAACAATTCAGTTTAAGTTAATTGAAACAGAATTAGGAGCAAGCGAACTTGCACCACCCGATGCCTTTGAAGTCGCTTTACTCGATGCCAATACCCAGGAATCCCTTGTTAGCGACAACGATTTAACCGAAACAGATTCCCTACTCAACATCCAAAACGACGGCACTGCTTACTTTAGCGACCAGGTAAGAATTGGCGGGGCAACATCAGGAGAACTCATCAATCTCGACAAATCACGCACTGTTACCATTGATATCTCAAACCTCACCCCTGGTACAGAAGCCACCCTTTACTTCGAGCTTCTAGGCTTTGGCGATGTAGATAGTCGCGTGGTAATCGACGATGTACGCCTATCAGACCAAAATCTCCTACCTCCTACGGCAGTAAACGACACTGCCAGCACTGCTCAAGGGCAACCAGCCATTATCGATATCCTGGCTAACGACACCGATGATGATGGCACAATTACCCCCGAATCAGTCCAAATCCAAACCGAACCTACCAAAGGTACTGTTACCGTTAATAATGACGGGACTGTTACCTATACTCCAAGCGATCGCTTTATTGGCGAAGATAGCTTTACCTACACAGTTCAAGATTCGGACGGACAATCCTCCGAACCTGCTGAGGTCGAGGTGACGGTAGAAAATGCTCTGCCAGAGATTAGCGAAATTCAGATTAGCGATAACATCACCGAAGGAGATGAAGTTACCTTAAATGCCACAGCATCAGATCCAGGCAATGATGAACTTACCTACACTTGGGAATTCGATGATGGTACTACAGCAGATGGGCGAACAACCAAGCGCCCCTACGCGGATAATGGAACTTATACAGGTACGTTAACCGTCACCGATCCTCATGGCGGTAGCGACACCCAAGACTTTGAGATTGTGGTGGATAACGCCGTCCCAGTAGTCGATGCTGGAGCAGACCAGACTGTAGATGAAGGAAGTAAGGTTAATTTTGCTGGCAGCTTTACCGATACAGGTAGCTTAGATACCCATTCAGTTGCTTGGGACTTTGCGGACGGCAGCACCGCCGATACGAATGAGGCAAATCATACCTATGCTGATAACGGAACTTATAACGCTACCTTTACCGTTACCGATAGTGATGGCGCAGTCAGCAGCGATGAGTTAACAGTTACCGTAAACAACGTAGCTCCTACTATTACCAATCTTACAGGTGATAGTTCAGTCAAAGAAGGAGAGACAGTTAACTTTAGTGCCACTGCCACAGATCCAGGGTCTGACACTATCACCTATATTTGGGACTTCGGCGATGGCAGTGAAACGGTCGAGGGTGCAGAAGCAAGCCATATTTTTACCGATAATGGCACCTATAACGTAACTCTGACTGCATCAGATGAAGACGGCGGAGAAACAGCCCAAACCTTAGAAGTCACCGTGGAGAATGTCGCTCCTACCTTTACCCAAATCAATGGTAAAACTACTGTTAATGAAGGAGAAGCAGTTGACTACAATGCCACAGCTACAGATCCAGGAGATGATGAACTTACCTACACCTGGAACTTTGCCGACGGGACATCAGAAGTCCAAGGTGCAAACGCCAGTCACACCTTTTCTCAGAATGGTGTTTATGATGCTGTTGTCACTGCATCAGATGATGATGGTGCAGCTACTACTTCCAACCTCAGCATTACGGTAAATAATGTTGCCCCCACAATAACTACAGATACAGCTAAAACTGGAGATGAAGGTTCATCTGTTGATTTTGAAGCTACATTTGATGATACTGGTAATGACGATTTAACAGTAACTTGGGATTTTGGCGATGGTAGTGATTCCATAACCACAGAATATCCTGCTGAATCCACACCCAATTCAGAAACTCAGTCTCACGTTTACGCAGCAGATGGCACATACACCGCCACTGTCACCGTTACCGATAGCGATGGAGCAGTAACCGAATCTACCATTGATGTCACGATTAATAACACTCCTCCAGTAATTGAAACTATTACTGGCGATACAGAAATAAACGAAGGGGATACCGCCAGCTTTAGTGCGATCGCCACAGATGCTGGCAACGATCCTTTAACCTACAGTTGGAACTTTGGCGATGGCAGCGAAGCCATCACGACACCCGACACCCTAACCCCTATACCCCATATATACAATGACAATGGCGATTATATCGTCACCTTAACCGTTACCGATTCTAGTGGTGCGACCTCTAGCAGTAGTCTGGATATAACTGTAAACAATACGAATCCAGTTATTAGCGATATTACAGACGCTCTAACTATTAACGAAGGTGATGCAGCCAGGTTATCAGTAACTGCTGTTGATGCAGGAGCTGACGACCTTACCTACGTTTGGGATTTCGGAGACGGTAGTGAAATCGTGATGGGCGAAAACGCCGAACATATCTTTGCCGATAATGGTCTGTATCAAGCCAGCGTTACCGTCACCGATGACGATGGTGCAAGCGTAACTCAAAGCCTGAGCATAACTGTCAAGAACGTCGCGCCGATTGCCGATCCGTGGCTCGATGAAACTGCCACAGAAGGAGATACTGTAGAATTCAATCTCAACTTCAGCGATGCAGGTCGCTTGGATACTCATACTCTGACTTGGGACTTTGGCGACGGCTCCAAACCATTGACTACTAATGGCGATGAAACTTCTGTCAGTCATGCTTATGTTGATAATGGTATTTATACAGCCAGTGTCATCATTACCGACTCAGATGGAGCCAGCACCACCAATACCATGACTGTCACCGTCAATAATGCTGCCCCAGCGATCGCATCATTGACAGGAGATACCAACATTAATGAAGGAGATACGGCTAAATTTGCCATCACCGCCACCGATCCAGGCTCGGACGAATTGACTTACTCTTGGGACTTGGGTGATGGTCAAACTGCCACGGGTACGGATATCTCCCACACCTATACTCAAAATGGGACTTATACCGTTACGGCTACAGTAACCGACTCAGATGGCGCAGCCACCTCTTCTACTCTGGAGGTGAAGGTTAATAATGTTGCTCCTACCATTATTGATTTAACTGGCGATAGCTCGATTGACGAAGGGGATACAGCTACCTTTAGCGCTACAGCCACCGATCCTGGCAACGACACTCTCACCTATACCTGGAATTTAGAGGATGGCACTCAAATCTCTGGCACTGATGTCACGATCTCCCAGCGCTTTGTTGAAGATAGTGAATATGATGTTAATCTCACCGTTACCGATGAAGAGGGCGCGTCAGCAACTCAGACGTTAACTATTACGGTCAATAACGTAGCACCAATAGTAGAGGCGGGAGAAGACCGCACGAGTAATGAAGGTAGTTCCGTAACATTTAACGCTAGTTTCAGCGACCCTGGTATAACCGATACTCACACCATTGCCTGGGACTTTGGTGATGGTGAAACAACTACAGATACCTTAACTCCCACTCATATTTATACCAATAATGGAGAATATGATGTCAGTCTGACAGTTACCGATGATGAAGGAGCCAGTACTACTAGTACTTTAAAAGTTACGGTTAACAATGTTGCCCCAGCGATCGCATCATTGACAGGAAATACTCAAATCAATGAAGGAGAACGGGCGAAATTCTCCGTCGTTGCCACAGATCCAGGCTCGGACGAGCTTACCTATACTTGGGACTTCGGCGATGGTGAAACTGCTGCTGGCACAGATTCGCAGATTACCCATACTTTTGCTAAAAATGGCGAGTACACTGTTACCGCCACCGTCACCGATGGAGACGGCGCAAGCACTAACAGCACTTTTGAAGTTACGGTAAATAATCTTGCTCCCACAATTACCCAACTTACAGGAGATACAGAGATAAATGAAGGCGATCGCGCCAGCTTTAGTGCTACGGCATCTGATGCGGGGAATGACGAACTTACATACACTTGGAACTTTGGCGATGACAGTGAGACTGTAATTGGTCAAGATGTCGGTCATATCTTCACCGATAACGGCGAGTACACTGTTACCACCACCGTGACTGACTCCGATGGAGCTAGTACTACTCAGTCTCTTGATGTCAAGGTCAATAATGTGGCCCCCACGATTATCAAGATTGAAGGCGAGCGCACTATCGATGAAGGGGATACCACTAGCTTGACGGCTTCTACTACAGATCCAGGTGACGATAGCTTAATCTACACCTGGAACTTAGCTGATGGCACGCAAGTGAAGGGAGAAAACGTCACCGTCACTCAAACCTTTTTTGAAGATGGTAAATACGATCTAAATCTGACCGTTACCGATGACGATGGTGCAACGGCGACTCAAACCGTAACCATCACCGTCAATAATGTTGCCCCGATAGTTGATGTGGTCGAGGATAAAACTGGTGATGAAGGTAGTCCCGTAGCATTTAACGCCAGCTTTAGCGATCCTGGTTTACTAGATACTCACACCATTGCTTGGGACTTTGGTGATGGTAGTACTATTAGAGATACCTTAACTCCAACTCACGTCTACGCAGATAATGGCGAATATGATGTCAGTTTAACTGTCACGGATGATGAAGGAGCAAATACTACCAGTACCTTCAAGGTTACGGTTAACAATGTAACTCCGACGATTACATTTATTACTGGTGATACTGAGATTAATGAAGGCGATCGTGCTAACTTTAGCGCTGCTGCCACTGACCCAGGAGCCGACGAACTTACCTACACTTGGAACTTCGGCGACGGCAGCGAAACAATCAAAGGTCAAAACACCGACCATCAATACGTTCAAGATGGGACATACAATACTACCCTTACTGTCTCGGATTCAGACGGTGCATCTACCAGCCAAACCAGGCAAATTACGGTCAATAATCTCCCTCCTACCGTCGAAGCTGGCAATAATCAAACCGTATATGTAGGGGAAAGCGTTAGCTTTAATGGTTCATTTAGCGATCGGGGTTCTCTCGATACCCACACCACTAATTGGGATTTTGGGGATAACACTAATACCAATGGTATTAATAATCCTACCCACACCTATACGGAGTCTGGGATTTACACCGTTACTTACAGCGTCAGGGATGACAGTAATGCCAGCAGTAACGATACCTTACAACTAACCGTTAAGAAATTACCAACTTTAGCAGTTAATGACATTAGTATTGTGGAAGGGGATAACGGCACGGCTAACGCGGTATTTACCGTCAGTCTCAATGAAGCTAGCACCCGTCCTGTTGCGGTTAATTACAGTACGGCTAACGGTACGGCTGTTGCTGGAGTAGACTACACGGCGACCACAGGCAGTATCACCTTTGCTCCAGGACAAACCAGTCAATCTGTAACTATTGCCATCAATGGCGATCGCCTAGACGAAATCGATGAGAACTTGAGTCTCAATCTTACCAGCCCCGTCAATGCCACCATCGCCGACGATCGAGGCATAGCAACCATTATCGATAACGATCCTGTTCCCAGTCTAACTATTAACGATCCAACTATTACTGAAGGAGATAGTGGTACGAGCAATCTTACCTTTACCGTGAACTTGTCTGAGGCTAGTGGTAAAATCGTAGCGGTAAATTACAGTACGGCTAACGGGACGGCTACTGCTGGTGCTGACTACACAGCTACTACAGGCAGCATCACTTTTGTTCCAGGACAAACCAGTCAATCTATAACTGTTCCCATCAATGGCGATCGCTTAGATGAAATCGATGAGAATTTTAGTCTCAATCTTATCAGTCCAGTTAATGCCACTATTGCTGATGGTACTGGCGTTGGCACGATTATCGATAACGACCCCGCTCCTAGTCTCAGTCTGAATGACCCCACCATCACCGAAGGCGATAGTGGCAATCAAAACCTGGTCTTTGATGTCAATCTCTCTGCTGCCAGTGGTAAAACCGTGAAGGTTAATTACAGCACGGCTAACGGTACGGCGACTGCTGGAGTTGACTATACGGCTATGTCGGGAACTCTGACTTTTGCTCCAGGGCAAACCAGTCAAACTGTAGTTATCCCCGTCACGGGCGATCGCATTACCGAAAATAACGAAACCATCTTACTCAATCTGACCAATCCAGTAAATGCCACTATTGCCGATACTCAAGGGATTGGCACGATTACTGATAACGACCTCAACAGCTATAGTATCAAAGCGGAAGGGCAGGTATTTATCAATGGCAGCAGTGATTTTGATGGAGTTGCCATTAATCCCAACGATGATGTCAAGATTTATGCGGGCAAAGGATTTACCTTCAATGGCAATCAGGCACTGGCGGTTAAACTCGACGAGGCGGGTAATCCCATCCTTAGTAATGGCAAACCAGTCTTGGTAGATCGGGCTGTCGCCGTGGCACCTGGTTATTTAAGTAGTACTGCCAACGCTGCTAGAAATCAATATGCCAATTTGATTCCACCCCAGGTAATTGAAGCACAAACTGTCACTGTTCCCGCCTATGGAAATCTAGCAACTCAAGAATTAAGCAGACGAATTCCTACGGGTACGACCACGGTGACTTTCAATGCGGCTCAAAATCCCCTCAATACCCTAAGCGATTGGACATCTCGTTTCCCCGCCCCAGGCACCCCAACTCGTCCCACCGTAGTTAAAGTGACTGATGGGGGCTTGAATATTCCCAGTAATGTCAATCTCAGTAATTATGTCATTACAGTGGAATCGGGAGACCTTAATTTTAACGGTAGCGGACACAATCTCAATAACGTGATGCTCCTCACTAATAATGGTAATGTCAATCTGGCTAGCGTCAGTTCCAAAGATTTATCCCTCTTCGCCAGTGGCTCGATTAATACGGGTAGTGGCGCTCGGTTTGCTGGAAATACATTACTAACCACAGGCACGAACAATGGCAATATTACCTTTAACGGAGCAACCAATACCGTCGATGAGTCGAGTCATTTACGGGTAATTTCCGCAGGCGATCTCAATTACAATGGGGCCTCTAATACTCGTGGCGAGTTGATTAGTGCTAAGAACTTTTTCTTCAATGGCAGTTCTAATTTGTACGGTTCTATTTCTGCTAAAGGCAATATTACCTTTAATGGTAGTGCCACGGTAATCGGCATCGCTAATTCTTCTCCCAGTTAA